A window of Synechococcus sp. MEDNS5 contains these coding sequences:
- a CDS encoding dihydroneopterin aldolase: protein MSASIPLHSLDVIRVDDLRLWAHVGVLEHERRDGQWFRLDLALHLDLSRAAASDALEATADYSLGVTALQALAAEIRCETIEHFSERVFEVLESLYGALPMHLRLSKCSPPIAGFTGTVTVERWRNRPS from the coding sequence ATGTCGGCTTCGATCCCTCTTCATTCCCTGGATGTGATCCGCGTCGATGATCTGCGCCTCTGGGCCCATGTGGGAGTGCTGGAGCATGAGCGCAGGGATGGGCAATGGTTCCGTTTAGATCTTGCTTTGCATCTGGATCTCTCCAGGGCTGCGGCGTCGGATGCGCTTGAGGCCACGGCTGACTACAGCCTGGGTGTGACCGCACTTCAGGCGCTTGCCGCTGAGATTCGTTGCGAAACGATCGAACACTTCAGCGAACGGGTCTTCGAGGTCTTGGAGAGCCTTTATGGAGCCCTGCCGATGCATTTGCGCCTCAGCAAATGTTCCCCACCGATCGCTGGATTCACCGGTACGGTGACTGTTGAACGCTGGCGAAACCGGCCGTCCTGA
- a CDS encoding triacylglycerol lipase, producing the protein MTSSVNAPLPARRPLILVHGLWDSPRLFNRLVRRLDAYKWPVLVPHLPHRLGAVPLLTLAEQLDDHIRQRWGDDASVDLLGFSMGGIISRVWLQHLGGARRTHRFISVGSPQQGTLTAQWIPRWLFAGLADMKRGSALLRSLNADPSPLRDVDCVSYFCRWDLMVVPGWQAHLPLGTVRSIPVLSHQQLVAHPRSLDVLLQTLLRD; encoded by the coding sequence ATGACCTCTTCGGTCAACGCGCCGTTGCCCGCGCGGCGTCCGCTCATACTTGTTCATGGGCTCTGGGATTCACCCCGTCTTTTCAATCGGTTGGTTCGCCGCCTGGATGCTTACAAGTGGCCTGTGCTGGTGCCCCACCTTCCCCATCGCTTGGGTGCTGTTCCACTGTTAACCCTTGCCGAACAGCTGGACGATCACATTCGCCAACGCTGGGGAGATGACGCTTCTGTTGATCTGCTGGGTTTTTCCATGGGGGGCATCATCAGTCGGGTCTGGCTTCAGCACTTGGGGGGTGCCCGGAGAACCCATCGCTTCATCAGTGTGGGCAGCCCGCAGCAAGGCACGCTCACGGCGCAGTGGATTCCCCGCTGGTTGTTTGCTGGGCTGGCCGATATGAAACGCGGCAGTGCTCTGTTGCGTTCCCTGAATGCCGATCCCTCGCCACTGCGTGACGTCGACTGTGTGAGTTATTTCTGCCGCTGGGATCTCATGGTGGTGCCCGGATGGCAAGCCCATCTGCCCCTCGGAACGGTGCGGAGCATTCCAGTGCTGAGCCATCAGCAGCTGGTGGCCCATCCCCGTTCTTTGGATGTTCTTCTGCAGACCCTTCTGCGTGACTAA
- a CDS encoding glutamate-5-semialdehyde dehydrogenase, protein MNEVPVPSPELLQRAGAVRRAAVDLGMADDGQRMEALQAMAEALADRSDALVAANREDLERSAAEGLAPALMARLKLDAAKLEGAIDGIRKVASLRDPLGRRDLHRELDQGLALERVSVPLGVLGVIFEARPDAVIQIASLAIRSGNGALLKGGSEARCTNEAVMEALKAGLASSAVSPDALALLTTRQDSLALLRLDGLVDLIIPRGSNELVRFIQDNTRIPVLGHADGICHLYVDAAADVDKAVRVALDSKTQYPAACNAIETLLVHRSVAASFLSAAIPVFRKAGVVLRGDAASVALGVSEPATDDDWRTEYLDLILAVKVVEDLPEAVEHIRRFGSRHTECIVTEDCTAADRFLSSVDSAGVYHNCSTRFADGFRYGFGAEVGISTQTLPPRGPVGLEGLVTYRYRLRGDGHLAADYALGASSFTHKDLPL, encoded by the coding sequence ATGAACGAAGTCCCAGTGCCGTCCCCTGAGCTGTTGCAACGGGCTGGCGCCGTGCGTCGGGCTGCGGTGGATCTGGGGATGGCTGACGATGGTCAGCGCATGGAGGCTTTGCAGGCCATGGCTGAGGCCCTGGCTGATCGCTCTGATGCCCTCGTGGCAGCCAACCGTGAAGATCTGGAACGCTCTGCCGCCGAGGGACTGGCGCCCGCCTTGATGGCCAGGCTGAAGCTCGACGCTGCCAAGCTTGAGGGGGCGATCGATGGCATCCGCAAGGTGGCCAGCCTCAGGGACCCCCTCGGCCGGCGTGACCTTCACCGTGAACTGGATCAAGGCCTTGCGCTGGAGAGGGTTTCAGTGCCTCTTGGGGTGCTGGGTGTGATCTTCGAGGCGCGTCCTGACGCCGTGATTCAGATCGCCTCCCTGGCCATTCGCTCCGGTAACGGTGCCTTGCTCAAAGGGGGCAGTGAAGCCCGATGCACCAATGAAGCGGTGATGGAGGCCCTCAAGGCTGGGCTGGCTTCCAGTGCTGTCTCCCCGGATGCGCTCGCTCTGCTGACCACCCGTCAGGACAGCCTGGCCCTGTTGAGGCTGGATGGTTTGGTTGATCTGATCATTCCCCGTGGCAGCAACGAACTGGTGCGGTTCATTCAGGACAACACCCGGATTCCCGTGCTGGGTCACGCGGACGGAATCTGTCATCTGTATGTGGACGCGGCAGCGGATGTGGACAAGGCTGTTCGGGTGGCGCTGGATAGCAAGACCCAGTACCCGGCGGCATGCAATGCCATCGAGACCCTGCTGGTGCATCGCTCTGTGGCCGCCTCCTTTCTTTCCGCTGCCATCCCGGTGTTCCGCAAGGCGGGGGTGGTGCTGCGTGGCGACGCCGCCAGCGTCGCGCTGGGAGTGTCTGAACCAGCGACGGACGATGACTGGCGCACTGAATACCTCGATCTGATCCTGGCGGTGAAGGTGGTGGAGGATCTGCCTGAAGCCGTTGAGCACATTCGCCGTTTTGGCTCCCGTCACACCGAGTGCATCGTCACGGAGGATTGCACTGCTGCTGACCGCTTCCTGAGCTCCGTCGACAGCGCCGGGGTTTATCACAACTGCTCCACCCGGTTTGCTGATGGTTTTCGCTATGGGTTCGGCGCTGAGGTTGGCATCAGCACCCAGACGCTTCCACCCAGGGGGCCTGTCGGTCTGGAGGGTCTGGTGACCTATCGCTACCGATTGCGTGGTGATGGCCATCTCGCCGCGGACTACGCATTGGGTGCCAGCAGCTTCACGCACAAGGATCTGCCGTTGTGA